A section of the Macaca thibetana thibetana isolate TM-01 chromosome 10, ASM2454274v1, whole genome shotgun sequence genome encodes:
- the RHBDD3 gene encoding rhomboid domain-containing protein 3 isoform X7 → MRRERFICKMRLICKKMRLETCLGTRSRKRWSPYWSLPVERGATARGAVPRTALGPPLTILNQAMHARGSHGPLSPALPLASSVLMLLMSSLWLVGAGPSLVLAPELLLDPWQVHRLLTHVLGHTALPGLLLSLLLLPTLGWQQECHLGTLRFLHASALLALASGLLAVLLAGLGVSGAAGSCGYMPVHLAMLAGEVHHPKRPRGALPPWLPPWLLLVLTPLLSSEPPFLQLLCGLLAGLAYRRSWGLPVAGTLRATAAGAAGGRFVRDLGGVLAPEAPSHPGQPGGAACHPSCRSELLPRDSDVGGLG, encoded by the exons atgagaagggagaggttcatctgtaaaatgaggctcaTCTGTAAAAAGATGAGGTTGGAAACTTGCCTTGGGACACGGAGCAGAAAGAGGTGGAGCCCATACTGGAGCCTTCCTGTGGAAAGGGGAGCTACGGCCAGAGGGGCTGTGCCA CGCACAGCCCTAGGACCACCCTTGACCATCCTCAACCAAGCTATGCATGCCAGGGGCTCCCATGGCCCACTGTCCCCGGCGCTGCCTCTCGCCTCCTCAGTCCTGATGCTGCTGATGAGCAGCCTGTGGCTGGTGGGGGCCGGCCCCAGCCTGGTCCTGGCCCCGGAGCTGTTGCTGGACCCCTGGCAGG tgCACCGGCTGCTGACCCATGTCCTGGGCCACACGGCCCTGCCGGGCCTGCTCCTGAGCCTGCTGCTCCTGCCCACTCTGGGCTGGCAGCAGGAGTGCCACCTGGGCACGTTGAGATTCCTGCATGCCTCAGCTCTGCTCGCCCTGGCTTCTGGGCTGCTGGCAGTACTGCTGGCAGGCCTTGGGGTGTCCGGTGCAGCCGGCAGCTGTGGATACATGCCTGTCCACCTGGCCATGCTGGCTGGGGAGGTACACCACCCTAAACGGCCCCGTGGGGCACTGCCACCATGGCTGCCACCGTGGCTGCTGCTTGTCCTGACCCCACTGCTCAGCTCTGAGCCACCCTTCCTGCAGCTCCTTTGTGGCCTCCTTGCTGGCCTGGCCT ACAGACGCAGCTGGGGCCTTCCGGTGGCTGGAACCCTCAGAGCGACGGCTGCAGGCGCTGCAGGAGGGCGTTTTGTGCGGGACCTTGGCGGGGTGCTGGCCCCTGAGGCTCCTTCCCACCCCGGGCAGCCTGGTGGAGCTGCCTGTCACCCATCCTGCCGGAGTGAG
- the RHBDD3 gene encoding rhomboid domain-containing protein 3 isoform X6 — translation MRRERFICKMRLICKKMRLETCLGTRSRKRWSPYWSLPVERGATARGAVPRTALGPPLTILNQAMHARGSHGPLSPALPLASSVLMLLMSSLWLVGAGPSLVLAPELLLDPWQVHRLLTHVLGHTALPGLLLSLLLLPTLGWQQECHLGTLRFLHASALLALASGLLAVLLAGLGVSGAAGSCGYMPVHLAMLAGEVHHPKRPRGALPPWLPPWLLLVLTPLLSSEPPFLQLLCGLLAGLAYRRSWGLPVAGTLRATAAGAAGGRFVRDLGGVLAPEAPSHPGQPGGAACHPSCRSEASHPWTALCSLP, via the exons atgagaagggagaggttcatctgtaaaatgaggctcaTCTGTAAAAAGATGAGGTTGGAAACTTGCCTTGGGACACGGAGCAGAAAGAGGTGGAGCCCATACTGGAGCCTTCCTGTGGAAAGGGGAGCTACGGCCAGAGGGGCTGTGCCA CGCACAGCCCTAGGACCACCCTTGACCATCCTCAACCAAGCTATGCATGCCAGGGGCTCCCATGGCCCACTGTCCCCGGCGCTGCCTCTCGCCTCCTCAGTCCTGATGCTGCTGATGAGCAGCCTGTGGCTGGTGGGGGCCGGCCCCAGCCTGGTCCTGGCCCCGGAGCTGTTGCTGGACCCCTGGCAGG tgCACCGGCTGCTGACCCATGTCCTGGGCCACACGGCCCTGCCGGGCCTGCTCCTGAGCCTGCTGCTCCTGCCCACTCTGGGCTGGCAGCAGGAGTGCCACCTGGGCACGTTGAGATTCCTGCATGCCTCAGCTCTGCTCGCCCTGGCTTCTGGGCTGCTGGCAGTACTGCTGGCAGGCCTTGGGGTGTCCGGTGCAGCCGGCAGCTGTGGATACATGCCTGTCCACCTGGCCATGCTGGCTGGGGAGGTACACCACCCTAAACGGCCCCGTGGGGCACTGCCACCATGGCTGCCACCGTGGCTGCTGCTTGTCCTGACCCCACTGCTCAGCTCTGAGCCACCCTTCCTGCAGCTCCTTTGTGGCCTCCTTGCTGGCCTGGCCT ACAGACGCAGCTGGGGCCTTCCGGTGGCTGGAACCCTCAGAGCGACGGCTGCAGGCGCTGCAGGAGGGCGTTTTGTGCGGGACCTTGGCGGGGTGCTGGCCCCTGAGGCTCCTTCCCACCCCGGGCAGCCTGGTGGAGCTGCCTGTCACCCATCCTGCCGGAGTGAG GCCTCCCATCCCTGGACCGCCTTATGTAGCCTCCCCTGA
- the RHBDD3 gene encoding rhomboid domain-containing protein 3 isoform X5, whose product MRRERFICKMRLICKKMRLETCLGTRSRKRWSPYWSLPVERGATARGAVPRTALGPPLTILNQAMHARGSHGPLSPALPLASSVLMLLMSSLWLVGAGPSLVLAPELLLDPWQVHRLLTHVLGHTALPGLLLSLLLLPTLGWQQECHLGTLRFLHASALLALASGLLAVLLAGLGVSGAAGSCGYMPVHLAMLAGEVHHPKRPRGALPPWLPPWLLLVLTPLLSSEPPFLQLLCGLLAGLAYRRSWGLPVAGTLRATAAGAAGGRFVRDLGGVLAPEAPSHPGQPGGAACHPSCRSEVRVMGGMPAQVGTVAGLAVRPSSVPTPLGLPSLDRLM is encoded by the exons atgagaagggagaggttcatctgtaaaatgaggctcaTCTGTAAAAAGATGAGGTTGGAAACTTGCCTTGGGACACGGAGCAGAAAGAGGTGGAGCCCATACTGGAGCCTTCCTGTGGAAAGGGGAGCTACGGCCAGAGGGGCTGTGCCA CGCACAGCCCTAGGACCACCCTTGACCATCCTCAACCAAGCTATGCATGCCAGGGGCTCCCATGGCCCACTGTCCCCGGCGCTGCCTCTCGCCTCCTCAGTCCTGATGCTGCTGATGAGCAGCCTGTGGCTGGTGGGGGCCGGCCCCAGCCTGGTCCTGGCCCCGGAGCTGTTGCTGGACCCCTGGCAGG tgCACCGGCTGCTGACCCATGTCCTGGGCCACACGGCCCTGCCGGGCCTGCTCCTGAGCCTGCTGCTCCTGCCCACTCTGGGCTGGCAGCAGGAGTGCCACCTGGGCACGTTGAGATTCCTGCATGCCTCAGCTCTGCTCGCCCTGGCTTCTGGGCTGCTGGCAGTACTGCTGGCAGGCCTTGGGGTGTCCGGTGCAGCCGGCAGCTGTGGATACATGCCTGTCCACCTGGCCATGCTGGCTGGGGAGGTACACCACCCTAAACGGCCCCGTGGGGCACTGCCACCATGGCTGCCACCGTGGCTGCTGCTTGTCCTGACCCCACTGCTCAGCTCTGAGCCACCCTTCCTGCAGCTCCTTTGTGGCCTCCTTGCTGGCCTGGCCT ACAGACGCAGCTGGGGCCTTCCGGTGGCTGGAACCCTCAGAGCGACGGCTGCAGGCGCTGCAGGAGGGCGTTTTGTGCGGGACCTTGGCGGGGTGCTGGCCCCTGAGGCTCCTTCCCACCCCGGGCAGCCTGGTGGAGCTGCCTGTCACCCATCCTGCCGGAGTGAGGTGAGGGTGATGGGGGGGATGCCAGCCCAGGTGGGCACTGTGGCAGGGCTGGCAGTCAGGCCCTCTTCTGTTCCCACTCCCCTAGGCCTCCCATCCCTGGACCGCCTTATGTAG